In Ischnura elegans chromosome 3, ioIscEleg1.1, whole genome shotgun sequence, the sequence aagtcgaccttAAAAttgggtggtaacataaaatcaggaagtacatagagacaaaaatataaaatgcaaagtaccagcttggttgataggtttcatcacacacaaaaatatacaaaaaccaaaatacaaaacaaaaaatagtaagtacaaaaaaaattttgaaaaagccctcaaaaacCATTtgttacacaatacatgtccccatgtacatagcaccaaatcagcaaaaaaacatgtctacatttacatagccctcaaaatccatttttacacaataatatatgaagaccaaagcaaaaaaaaacatgaaacaccaaattcaaaaaataaacgtATAGAAAAGCCCTcagattcaattttatttaaccttgtcataaatatcttggcattAGTTTGGGAGGGCTCAATaaaaatttcctccggtaaaccattccaatcctctatcccccgatataggaaggaaaattttagtctatttgacaGTCTGGTGTATGGTGTCACCAAAACCACTTTAACTTCAGGGATGCAATAGACTGTAAGTGACACCTTGTGCTATGATAACAATAAAATTTGCTGGCTAGGGACAGAGGGACCTGCCCATCGTGGTCATTAATATCCAAAGTAATCAGTTCACAGCTCTTGATCATTGATTATCCTTTTGTGAACCTTAACAGATTAAACCTCCACATAATTAATGGGGTAAGGAACGCATTGTTTCAgtgtatattctttgtatttatttaccataaAACAATTGAGGTgatgaattaaaaatgcatttctaaatGATAACAGATTGATTAGCTGGACTTATTTTGCTGTGGTGCAATATTGTTTGTAGCACTATGATAGTTTTGCACTCTATGTATAGATAATTTTGTTGGGGTAATGGATGTGGTTGAGTCACTGACTTAAGATAGTGGGGGAAAGAAAGGTGTCAGGGGTGTGGGGAATGAGGGTCTTGGAATAAACCTGGAAATGAACATAGGGTAGGAGATCATGGTAGAAGTTAATTGCTGCAGCAGCGGGGTTCATGTTCAGGTCAGAAAGTAGGGAGGACAATTTACTATACAAGTTATCCTCCTCTAACCACCACGTGATCAGGCTCATCTACTATTTTTCTGGGGATGACGATGATGTGTTCTGTGTCAGGACTGGAACAATggtactgtaaaaatattttacagcctTATTGAAAGGAATCTTTCACTCAGATCCAAAACTGCAATTCTCTGATAGAATTTTTTGTGGATGATTGGGATGGAGAAGATAccacaaaaaaattcctaattcagccattctctcatctatttataatgaaaaaaccGTGCAAGTTGCAGCCCATTAATTGGTGATACCATTActgagttctggttcatttactctTTCAGGGAAAAGCTTTCACTGTGGGAAGAAATAGCTCAAAAGAGTGTAGACATCAATAAACCATGTGATGCCCATACACAAGGCCTAGCAGTAGCTGAGAATCAGTGACTCACTTGGATTGAGTTTGTGATGTCATGTACTCATACTCAAAAGGTTTAAGACCCTCAAATTTTCTTCACCAATAACTCTTGCAGTAGAAAAATAGacgtctcttcatttttcaacctatcacaattgcaaaataaaactaaattagtGATGAGTCCATTCCTTTGAATGTGATGTGCAAGTTGGGAGTGAAGTAAAATTTCCAGGAGTGATAAATTTCTTACACTTTCAGTTAAAAATCGTGAGAGTAATTAGTAATTGAGTGTAATATTAATACCCTTGAAACTAGTGCACGTAGTCCTATAATTAGTTGGATAAATAGAAACTGTTTGGAATGCCACCAAGTTTTTATTATTCCCTAATGTTTAAATTCCATCTATTAGAGCCGAAAGCTTTAGGATTAATATGTACTTAAGAATATGGTATCTGAAGAGTTAACATCAAAATGTACAGAGGTGAATGAACCCAAACAGTTAACAAAGGAATTAATTGTGCCAAACCTACAGGAGAATATGAACGTTGTTAAGAATGCCTTCTTTGAACCCATCTCATTTAAATTCCAGCCATTGTTGCCAAAAGATAGTGGTCATTTACAACATTTCATGCATTACCTATTTTGTTTAATCATGGAtagaattgaaaatattcttatggATTAAGTGTGGTATAAATTACTAAGGAGtacattttctttttaaacttCAGGGTAATTTGTGTTCTGAGAATGCATTTTTGCTGCTCACTCAAGCAAGGCTTTTTGATGAGCCCCAGTTAGCCGCCTTATGTTTGGAGTCTATCGATCAATCTACTGCAGAAGCATTTGCTGCTGATGGATTTGTGGATGTAGACCTTGATACTCTAGCAGCTGTTCTGGAAAGGGACACACTGAGAATTCGCGAAGCAAAGGTTTTTCAGGTAATTCATTGCATTTTTGGGTGATCTGTGCATGCTTTACTTTATATTAAAGCTTaaataatgtggaaatatgtGCCATCTTTAAGAAATTGGTTGCTAACTGTATATACTTCTGTACTCCTAGCTGTCTCTGTAATGAACAATGACATGCAATGAAATTTGtaactacagcagactcccgattatccggctgcggttaaTCCAGGTtgcagattatctgtgcatgattttcactctcgttcaattttttgagtgatctttataaaaaatataaaatcggatgcaaaatcatcggaattactgcattaatgctaggatacactgggcttattatttctgttagaatccccttcgtaaaaggGAAGCGATCGctcgctagctgcattcatgggagcaccgtgttcctgttttccaagccttgcagtgcgcAACCGTGCTCCGTGATaatggatacacgtcccgcagcagttgcaacccgggcaacttgtgcgagatgcaactacgtggtgtggtgcctgacagtgtagtttccgatgtcgagcagtggttttgaagcatttgtgcaaaccacttttctgtatccgttatcacacagccactgatgtgtggttttcaaaaccaggccttacatggagcctTAATTATAAGAGTACAACcgtgttattgccgctaaaaagatcgtaatctggcgaagaaagctctcattgagcccgggaagcactctaaaataacagaataactgcacaaatgataatatattgtttgttttaggtaaattatgaacattgcaagacatttaagtgaatgtttgggttatccatgttttccgattattttagccgtctctccccatcattagcctggataattggCCCTAAAATAGTGAATGAGGGACCCTAAAATAGTGAAATCCTTATTgttaagttaatttttatgaggagaacatgttttcacttaattttttatgatgccTTTCTTGTGAATAAAGTTTCAATGCAGCCGATGGAAATCATTAGCActggtattattattttctatttagttatgatttaaaaaattgaagttcatGATGAACCCATTTCTTCAGTTTCCCATTTCATTTCAACACCCAGGAAGAGTCAAAGCTATCATTAGGAGCTAGTACTAGCGGGATATAGTTGTCCAATGGATGTGGGGAATGATGTTATATACTTTGAAACAAAAAGTTCTCACTTCCATTAAAGACATTTGCATATTGTTATCATATATATTATTCGTTGGCTACAACAtctgcatgtatttatttttttccatgtgaGGTAGATGGTTCCTTACAGTTACTGGCAGTAGGTGTCTGTTTCATTTTATTGGATACAGAGTTTTGATAATTTTACTGACAATGTTTAAAGCACTCTGATTCCAAGTAAGGGGTTTACTCATTGTAGTATTAAAGAGGACAGAGTTAATCTCCATGAAATCAAAAGTATAAAACAAAGATTAAATATTCATTGTGCCTTCTTTTACAGGCTTACTTTAAGATTTTGGTGATCGTATATTGACTGTGACTAAATGGCCACAGTTCATCAGCAAGAAGACTCAGTGCCAGTAATGCTAAAAATACTAGTTGGCATTTGTGTTGCCCAattatatttctctctcttttggGGTCTTTTTCATGTCATAGTATCAACAATTtaatcagcatttttttaaatttagctttaagAATCACTCCCTGTGTAATACACTGCTAATAGACATAAAGAATGCCCTATTgtagatgtgtttttttttcgccctTGCATTATCTTCATCCTTGATTTTGTTGGGTACGGGGGAAGTGTGATCTTTGTTCCACCACTTAAATATCATTATCACAGTTCAGAATATCTGcagagaaattaataaaattctctaCAGCATTGTTGGGTTTAAACTCTCCTATCAGAACTTTTGTTTAGGCCTGCTTACATGAGAGTTAAAATGTACAATGTTAATGTATAAATTCATGAATGTGAGGATGAATTTTGTCGTTGTTCTGCTGACTTCTCCCGCTGAAGCCCAATCCTTGACTTTTTGTTCACATTCTAGGAACGCAATGGATAGGTTTGCAATCTTCACCCAGTGTCCGCACCCAAGGGCAATCTTCCCTCCACTTGTCACCACTCTGCATTCTTGGTCGTTGAACTTACCTGAGAAATATAAGTGAGGGAAAAAGAAAGGGTGTGGCCAAGCTACCATCGTGACTTATTATCTAGTGATGAATTCCCACCGGCTATTTATTCAAAGTGCATCATAAATGACAATCATGTACCCATCTTCCTCTCCCACCCCTTAACAGTGTGGGACTTCAAATATTGATGAACTAATCTTCATTAGCACTAGTAGTTATTTGACAATCTGTCATTCACTAATCACCTACTGTGCACATCTGCTTCTCTTTCTAAGTCATGGAATTGTGAAACTCAGCTAATTTTTGTTAGAAAAGTGAAGTGTTCAATACTTGATGGTTTACATGATAATTGACTTATTGTTTGACCTTCTTTTTTCATGCTTTTTCTTCACTGCTTCCTCTGtctgtttcattgatggaatcatgtacataattaatttttaacccaaTTCCCATTGCCGTGTACACTTGTAATTTTGCActcttgcttgcttctgatgacagtATGATTTTCTATAGTCTAACATTTGAAGTTTTGTTCTGTTGTGATATGATTTACtaaatttccatgtggaaaaatacctatttttaagttttctcaaTGCATGGCATCAGTTTCTTCTAGAATTTTTGACACTGAAAGTCGTGGGAAGAAACTgccattccaaaattttattttttaaatttcaacttattttatttaaaaaaacctggGGTTTAATTCAATACTGATAACTGCATTAAATCTCCCTAAAGTTTTCACCTTCATGTAGTTATCATCCGTGCGcattggaaaaattccactgatGAAGTTTTTCAAATCTGCCACAGGTGGAATATGCAGAAATTGCATTTCTTCTgcagttttgaaaaaattttcaaatcaccCAGATGATGACTATATGAAGGCAAAAGATTTTAGAATTTCTTCTGCATATTTTGACAGAAAGTTCTTCAAcggctctggtttaatcgattacttGATTCGCCATtataaagtagaaaaataagaTCAATGCAGAAAACatgctttttttcaaaaaagatataaaatgctctataaagtaaaaattaaaattttcatgttttggAGAATGAagtgtgggtgctgattaggtttagaaaTTAATATTGCTTGGCAGTACATTCGTATCAgtctcttctacactcatttctaattaACCTAAAcctaaaaatgtgatttttaaatctttttttatatttgtattatatACTTGTGAAAATGTGTGAAAGAAAAACAATCCTATACTTGTACAAGTAAATTTCATCAGGATTACAGAAAACAGTTAAATTTGGTTGCATTTATGATATTGTGGTTGTACAGTGTATGTTTAATTGcattgtgaattatttttatgttagtcttccataaaatagagaaaaattatgaatactaatATCTAAGATACAGACTGAAGACTGATCAGTAACTAGATTCCTTAGATATCGTTATTGATAATCAAATGAACAACAGCAATCAGCGGATtataatgattttgttttcaggAATTGCAATGTCAGCCATTAATAGCTTATTTTCTGGTTAGTCAAATTTATTCTCATTGGTTTCCTTTTCACTTCTTAGGCTGTTGTGAGATGGTCGGAAGCAGAATGCAGGAGGCAGCAGTTGCCTCCAACTCCGGAGAATCGTCGTGCTGTGCTAGGCCGTGTTCTTGGACTAGTTCGGTTTCCACTCATGACAGTGGAGGAATTTGCTGTTGGTGCTGCTCAGTCGGGTCTGCTCACAGACCGTGAGGTGGTGTCCCTCTTCTTGTACTTCACAGTCAATCCGAAACCTCCTGTTTCTTTTGTTGATTCACCTAGATGCTGTATGACTGGGAAGGAGCAATGTGTGAGTCGTTTCCAGCAAATAGAAAGCAGATGGGGCTATTCAGGCACTAGTGACAGAATCAGGTAAATGTAATACATTCTCTATCTCAACCTTTTTTTCTGACTTGTGTATGGAAGCAAGTAAAACTTACATTGGTCTGTATATGTGATAGTATAACTAAAAGgtgattgcatttaatatttttttcactgttaACCATTAAATCAATCATAACATCATTTTAGCATTTCCTATGTTCATGGAAGTGGACGATAGTCTGTGTAGAAAATTAATCCAGATTTTTCAATGAAGGAGTTGCCATTTGTTTGTGTTGAGCCCACTGTTTTTGTATtaacttaaaaatgataataatatcagCTTTCGTAAAGAATATATTCTATTAATGCTTAAAGATGCATATTCCTTGTAGTTATCAAATTCCatggtaaaaattgtttttccgtCAAATAAGCATGTAGGCATCTGCCTTGTTATTTCATGGCACCATAATCTTCATATAATTTTTGTGGTGTGTAACTTTCTGGTGTAAATGCCTTTGGTCTCCATGGCACAAATTACTTAATGTCGACTCAGATTTGAACTAGAGGAAATAATGTGTTCAAagcatatattatttatttttagacttTGGTGAAACATGCTACagactaaaaaatgagaaagacaTTGCATGGGTCAATAAGATGCAAGTAATGCTATagactaaaaaatgagaaagttgTTGCATAGGTCTATAAGATGctaaatagtttttaaatactttttatcatCTTCGATATTGTATTAAATGTGATGAAATACAAAGGGAAATTGATTTCCTAATATTTAATTAAGTCCAAATTTCTATCATTAAATTCTGTCATGGTTCTACTCTACATGAATACATGACTTATTCACCCTCTGAATTTTATTCTGCAACTTTTAATCACATTTTCTGGGGAACTAAGGTCTGTGTCTTGAAAGCATTGATATCatagtacatatatttatttacaggtTTGTGGTGGATAGACGGATATTCGTTGTGGGCTTTGGGCTTTATGGTTCCATCCATGGACCCAGTGAATTTGATGTTAACATTCAAGTCATCCATTCTGCATCTGGTGAGATACATGGTTCAAATAACACAAGTTTTTGTTCAGATGGCTCCAGCCACACCTTCAGGGTGATGTTTAAAGAACCTGTAGAAATAACTCCAAACACCAGTTACACAGCATCAGCCACCTTAAGGGTAGGTGATAATTGGTCTCCatttgtaaaggcctgtttacacggtacattaacatgtacatgTTAATGTgggtttgcatgaatgatttttgtggaccggaatggaacatgtacgaatgcatgaaccaagttagaacaggttctattttctgtgcatgcattcacacaagttcggtggttacacggtacattttggcattcatacatttagacattaacccgtacgtgttaatgtaccgtgtaaactgGCCTTAAGACTTTCTTTTACTGTTTAAACTGTGGACAGTATATCTTATGTTTTGCTCTTATTAAGGAATCCAAGGATCTTGGAAAACCAGATAATCTTGGGGGCGTTTTGAAagtgcatcatcatcattagtcaacagtcctaagattgttttgatgcAGCTCTCTATTTCTCTGGAAAGTGCCAATAATCAATTTAACTTGACTATGACTTCACTTGGTGACAGAGGACAACAATCTCAAATTACAATTTATGAACTACCACCAACTGATAGAGGAGAAATCCTGTGGTCATCGCCAATTTAATGACTTCAGCACTATGGATACTATTTGAAAGCCGGTTCTCATTTTTTTAACCCTGAAATTACCACTAAATGTCAACTCTGATGGAGTTAGTTAGTTAATAGTCATATTAGATTGTTGTCCGTCATCAAGTGAACTCCAAATCAAGTGAACATAAATATAGGCACCTCTGACAATGCACTAGACTtggtattttcttgaaatttctgataataattcattaatttctggTCTAAGATTGGAAAGTAAAAAGTTATCATTTCTAGGCTAAGATCAACTTAACTCATAGTTAAAAACTTTCTTAGATTATAAATTATATCAGTTGTTTGATCATAATAGGTTTGGTTATACATTATTGTgcaattttggaaattatttttcaacctttttttaaaaaaaatccttcaaacgctaaaattttatcagtaaaatttGAGATTAATTAAAGAAGTGGCAAAAACAAATGTCATAAGTGCATTTTTAAGGGACTTCCTTCTGGACATGGTGTAATAAACTTAACACTGGTATGAAAAAGCAAAACGAAGACCAAATGTTAGGCTCGTTATACCAACAGCACTTTGCATTGGCTGGAATATTTTAAGCTATATATTTAACCTGCCTgcatccaaagtttttttttaatcatatatcatttatttttatagaatgTGATACATACTGTAACCGTACGGGCGCTGTCCCTCCGGTACACTGAAATATAAAACTAATGTGCCAGGCTAGCATCGTCGGCAGTGGGCCGTGAAATAGGTTCTCCATGAAATATGTGGCAGGTATAGGGGCGGACGTACGGAGACTCTAAGTTTGTAACATAATCATTTATTGGTCTAATAAATACcacacgtaaaaaaaaacaatgcaacacAAAGAATCCATTCATTACACAAAACCAACCAAATCATGGGCTGAGCTCGGTTGTGGGTAGATTACGAAAGCGAGAGCACGGAAGCATAAGCTAAAGTGCCGTTGCGacccaaaaaaaaaactgaaaggaCGGGAAACCCATGCTTCACCCAGCCCACCCCCAATTCTGCAATCAATTTGTAATGGTCTTGTGCGAGAGAGTTTACCAGCATAGGATGACCGCCGAGAGGTCGATGACAGGTCAGGTGGTATTGGCTGAAGTTTGGAGGCTGTGTTcgaattattttgaaagttttacaaaTCATAACCTTGAAATTAACCCACAGCATTATCAATCCACCAACTAATCCCACGTGGTGAACCCAGAAGTCGGGGAAACATCTACAAATCAACACCGTGGAAATCTAtgagtcaatatttttattatttaataatattttatatggaAATAGGTAAGATTTCAACATAACTTATATACAATCTCAAAGCGTTCATTACCTATTTCTGTTAAGAAAATTACTTTATTATGATATATAGAGCTAAATATTGCAACCGTAAGCAAAATATGTCCACAGGGTGAATTGATACGGGTAACACCCAGCGTGCCAAACGGGACCACTGATGGTTACCTTCTCATATCTCAACTTTGACTCGCCTGATACTGCTAAATATTAGTTTGTACTATACAAATCACAAAAACAtagtgttataatttttaaactaataatgaTCGACACCAAAAGCACTTCCCTTGATCGATTACTCATAACTCTTTGGTCtgcaaaaaaaccttttgctGTAGAACAGACAGGAGGATCCAATGAAgtgcaaaacacaatttacactcACTGAAAGAAACCTTCAACTAAGTATGTGCAACAAAATGTACGCTAAGAAGCACTTATTATATAAATTGCAGGAGTCTCGGTACTGCACTGCGGTGCCACCTGGCACCCGCAGGCGTTGACAGGTTACACATACAAAGACTACAGGGTGCcataaattttgttccatttggcTTTTTTCCCCTTTTTACAGTATGTATCAGATGGTGAGGCCTGTTCTTGGCTTGAGTATTCATccagatgtatttttttcctgtatGCTGCATTAAtccatttaatatgaaattattcagTGCTTCGATGAACTAGTGCTCTGAAAAATTGCTCCATAGTTGAAAAATTGTTGTATAATTCAACTTTGATAGAAAATAAGATTTTCCATTGCAAACTCAGATTTTGActgaaatttgtgtttatacttgGAATCACCTAACAACTATGCACCTCAAGgtttaacaacaaaaaaacattttcatatgcTTGATagccatttttactttttcaccaAACTTGAAGTGTTAAAATACTAATGTTTCGCTGTGGTTGAGATTTGTTGTAAAGCTTGACTAAATTTTtgtggataaaaataattaattttgtcatttatttagGGTCCTGATTCTCACTATGGAACAAAAGGCTTAGGCAAGGTTACATTAGACTGTCCAAGTGGAGGCAAAGTGACATTCCAATTTTCCTATGCTGCTGGGAATAATAACGGGACATCAGTTGAAGATGGCC encodes:
- the LOC124156273 gene encoding BTB/POZ domain-containing protein 1-like isoform X1; the encoded protein is MSTTPVIMASLPQDNDVISSTVNSLSGMRLSEGVGIGNHATVGAPQNMLPSKVPSNHANNGSSENSIEWKEVSEGKAENRRIVPRHQFPVASDGPKPSVCSHPAYHWQATKTTVKERFSFLFNNEILSDVHFIVGRDNQQQRIPAHKFVLTVGSGVFDAMFNGTLATQSETIELPDVEPAAFLALLRFLYSDEVCIEPETVMTTLYTAKKYVVPALEKHCVEFLKGNLCSENAFLLLTQARLFDEPQLAALCLESIDQSTAEAFAADGFVDVDLDTLAAVLERDTLRIREAKVFQAVVRWSEAECRRQQLPPTPENRRAVLGRVLGLVRFPLMTVEEFAVGAAQSGLLTDREVVSLFLYFTVNPKPPVSFVDSPRCCMTGKEQCVSRFQQIESRWGYSGTSDRIRFVVDRRIFVVGFGLYGSIHGPSEFDVNIQVIHSASGEIHGSNNTSFCSDGSSHTFRVMFKEPVEITPNTSYTASATLRGPDSHYGTKGLGKVTLDCPSGGKVTFQFSYAAGNNNGTSVEDGQIPEIIFYI
- the LOC124156273 gene encoding BTB/POZ domain-containing protein 2-like isoform X3, which gives rise to MDRNHRYALILHIIGRFVLTVGSGVFDAMFNGTLATQSETIELPDVEPAAFLALLRFLYSDEVCIEPETVMTTLYTAKKYVVPALEKHCVEFLKGNLCSENAFLLLTQARLFDEPQLAALCLESIDQSTAEAFAADGFVDVDLDTLAAVLERDTLRIREAKVFQAVVRWSEAECRRQQLPPTPENRRAVLGRVLGLVRFPLMTVEEFAVGAAQSGLLTDREVVSLFLYFTVNPKPPVSFVDSPRCCMTGKEQCVSRFQQIESRWGYSGTSDRIRFVVDRRIFVVGFGLYGSIHGPSEFDVNIQVIHSASGEIHGSNNTSFCSDGSSHTFRVMFKEPVEITPNTSYTASATLRGPDSHYGTKGLGKVTLDCPSGGKVTFQFSYAAGNNNGTSVEDGQIPEIIFYI
- the LOC124156273 gene encoding BTB/POZ domain-containing protein 1-like isoform X2, with protein sequence MASLPQDNDVISSTVNSLSGMRLSEGVGIGNHATVGAPQNMLPSKVPSNHANNGSSENSIEWKEVSEGKAENRRIVPRHQFPVASDGPKPSVCSHPAYHWQATKTTVKERFSFLFNNEILSDVHFIVGRDNQQQRIPAHKFVLTVGSGVFDAMFNGTLATQSETIELPDVEPAAFLALLRFLYSDEVCIEPETVMTTLYTAKKYVVPALEKHCVEFLKGNLCSENAFLLLTQARLFDEPQLAALCLESIDQSTAEAFAADGFVDVDLDTLAAVLERDTLRIREAKVFQAVVRWSEAECRRQQLPPTPENRRAVLGRVLGLVRFPLMTVEEFAVGAAQSGLLTDREVVSLFLYFTVNPKPPVSFVDSPRCCMTGKEQCVSRFQQIESRWGYSGTSDRIRFVVDRRIFVVGFGLYGSIHGPSEFDVNIQVIHSASGEIHGSNNTSFCSDGSSHTFRVMFKEPVEITPNTSYTASATLRGPDSHYGTKGLGKVTLDCPSGGKVTFQFSYAAGNNNGTSVEDGQIPEIIFYI